The DNA sequence GGGCGTCAATCCAAAGAGTCTTACAATAAACATTAGGTTCTTCATGCAATTCCTTAATACCCAGCCAATGCGAATAAGCCTGATGACGCCGAGTTAAAGATTGCGTAATTGGCAAAGGACACCAAATAGATACATCTATGTTCTCCAAGAACAATTCTCTAGCTAAAACCAGCCCGTCCCCTCCATTGTGCCCTGGACCAACTAAAATCAATACACCGTTTAAAAGTAATTCAGGCCTTTCCAAAAACCAATCTTTCAGTTTTTGCCCTACTTTTTCCATTAATGCCTCAACAGGCATGCCTCTATTGATGAGATTGTTTTCAAAGCTTCTCATCTGAGCAGTTGAGGCAATTAAATGATCTGCATCTGATTTAGGCCAGTTCACAAAAAAAATCTCCACTCCATTCCACTATGGAGACATCATTGCGATAATGGCTATGAAATCTCAAAAAGCCAAGCCAATATCTAACAAAAGCAAGCTGGAAAGATCTCCTATTGAAATGGAAGTTGTATCACATCTCAAGCAACTTCAGGGAGAGCATGCCATTGCAGTAGGCCTTTCAGGTGGAGTTGACAGTTCATTAACAGCTGCGCTTCTAGTTGAAGCTGGATGGAAAGTCGAAGGGTTAACTCTTTGGTTAATGGAAGGTAAAGGTTCTTGTTGTACGGAAGGGTTGGTTGATGCAGCAGGGATTTGTGAACAGTTAAAAATCCCTCATCATGTCGTAGATGAAAGATCGACATTTCAAAAAGAAGTAGTTGAGAATTTAGTCAACGGATATCAAGAAGGCATAACCCCTTTACCTTGCTCCAGATGCAATAGGTTCGTAAAGTTCTCACCAATGATTAACTGGGCAAGAAAAAATCGAAATCTTAAGAGGATCGCAACTGGTCATTATGCACGCATTAAACATGCTGAGACAAATAAATTAAATAGCCTAGATGAAAGAAAAAATAGACATCAGCTTTTGCGTGGGATAGATCAAAACAAAGACCAAAGTTATTTTTTATATGATTTATCACAAGAGATTCTTGGACATGTTGTTTTTCCTTTAGGAGCATTAACCAAATCTTTTACTCGCAAGGAAGCAAATCGGTATGGCCTAAGAACAGCCAACAAAAAGGAAAGTCAAGATCTTTGCCTTGCTGAAAAGCATGGATCCATGAAAGCTTTTTTAAACAATTATCTCCCTCCCAGAAAAGGCGAAATTGTCCTTACAGATGGCCTGGTAGTTGGCGAGCATGATGGAATTGAACATTTCACAATTGGTCAAAGGAAGGGCTTGGGGATCGCATGGAAAGAGCCATTACACGTAATCAATATTCAACCCTCTTTAAATCGAGTAATAGTTGGTCCTAGAGATCAATCTGGTCGATCAAATTGCACTGTTGGAGAAGTTAATTGGGTATCAATTTCTGCCCCTATGCAAGAGAGGCTTGTCGAAGTTCAAGTTAGGTATAGGAGTGATCCTGTAAAAGCAAAGCTAGTTCCAATAGAGCCAACAATTAAGGATATAAAAAACAACCGTCCTCACAGATGCAGAATTGAGTTTGAGAACCCGCAGTTTTCAATTTCACCAGGTCAAGCTGCTGTTTTTTATAAAGGTGAAGTGGTCCTTGGCGGAGGAATAATTCAACCTTTTGAATATTAATTTTTCATGCTTTTGGCTCTAGAAAAAATAATCCAAATATTCCCGCTATCAAAAAAACTATCAACGGTTTTTCTCCCCACCTAACATAAGGAGTTATTTTTTCAGAAAAATGCAGAGATGCTAGCCCCACCTTTTGTTTAAAAGGTGGTATGACAGGTGTAATACTACCGTCAGCAGAGATCATCGTAGAAGGTCCAGTATTAGAAACTGTTATCAAGTCCCTTGCCGACTCAATACTTCTCATTTGAGCCAATGCAAGAAATTGCTTTTGAAGAGAAATTGGGTATGGATCAAGGTTCGCTATTGCTAAGATCCATTGCGCCCCATCTTTGACCGCTTTACTTAATCCATTCCCATTAGTTATCTCATAACAAATTGCCACAGCAATTGGAGGGCCATCCCAAATAAGCAATCTTGAAGATTCTCCTGGTTCAATTCCACCAATAGAAGACAGTCCTGGAATAGATAATCCTGGCAAAGGAGGTATCCATTCCCCTAAAGGGACCAAGCGATACTTGTCAACAAAATCAGTAAAAGTTGTCTGGTCTTTTTTAAAAACAAGCAATGAACTCCTTTGATTCCCTTTATCAGCTCTAAAGCCTCCTGAAAGCAAAGGAATTTGAGCAGGAGAAAGAAGTTCTTGTCCAATAGGCAAGGTTCCTTCAGGGGCAACCATAAACGATGCCCCTAATACATTGGCCTCTTTTAAAGCCTGTTCCAGGGAAAAAGGCAAACGCCTTAATTGATCTATTGAGAACTTCTCTCTTGTAGGAATAGCGCTTTGCCAAATAGCAACAGCTTTCGACGAAGAGAAGATTTCTTTTTCTAATAGTGCCCATCCAAACAAATGTGCAAAAACCAATGCTGCTAAACCAAAAGAAAAAAATCTTTGCCAATTATTTTGAGACTTAAATAAAATTCCTGTTTGCCACAACCACCACCCAACAAGAAACTGAACTGTTGTTAAACCACTTGAACCAAACCAACTAGACAATCCGGCAAGCAATCGATCTCCAGGCAGCAAACTACTTGAAATGCCTACCCACAGTAGAGGGGATTGAGCAAGAACATTTTCTCCAAGCCCCCAGCATGCTGACAAAACAAACGCATAAAGAAACTTTCTTTTGAAGCAACCATTTCTAGCATCAACCAAAAAATTGAGTCTTCCTAACCAGCACCACAAGGCTGAGAGGAATGCTCCTAAGAGACCACAAAATAACCATATTGAAATCGTTATAAACAAACTAAACGGTTGAGAAACTCCCATCCACATCAAAGGGTGAAGAGCCAGCAACCATCTATGACTTATAAGTACTGCTACTGCTCCCCAAATACTTCCAGCCAAAGGGAACCTACTACTTGACCAAAGGAAAGCAATTGCGAGTGGCATAAGCAATATTCCTCCTTGTGAAAGGCCAACCCCCGCGAGTATTCCTCCAAAACCTGCTCTCAAAAAAGTGGAATATTTATCCGTTATCATTTTCCTCACGAAGCAATTCAAGAGTTATCTATTTAGATATTCTCTTCTCTTAAAAAGATAAAAAAGGTTTTAGGTACCCCTGTTCTGCAAGAATCTTTGCATAATCACTATATCTATCCGTGAAAGAAGTCTTAATTAGTTTCAGCGTTTTTGTTGCTTGCGTAATGATTGCAATCACAAGCCAAATCATTTCTCCTACAAAAGTTGATGCGGTAAATTTGAATTCAACTGAGCAAGCTGCATTCAAACCTGCAGAAAACTCTGTTAAGAATCCTTTTGAATTAGATCCCAACGACCCTAATCCAACTCTTTTCGTAATGGCAAAAGAGACAAAATCCCAGAACAAAACACCTCTAGGCAGCATTATGGAAACACAAGAATCAATTCTTACAGCAAGTGGACTCAGAATTACTGACATCCGAGTCGGCGAAGGTCCAGAGGCTACAGCTGGCCAAAACGTTTCTGTTAACTACAAAGGAACACTTGAGAATGGCAAAGAATTTGATAGCAGTTACGGCAGAGGTCCGTTCAAATTTCCACTTGGAGCAGGAAGAGTAATTAAAGGTTGGGATGAAGGAGTAGCTGGCATGAAGGTTGGAGGGAAAAGGAAACTAGTAATACCATCTGAACTTGGGTATGGAAGCAGGGGAGCAGGCAATGGACTGATTCCACCTAACGCTACTTTGATTTTTGAAGTTGAATTATTAGAGCTGAATTAAAATCAGAATAAGGAAGAAAGCAAAAGCAGCACTCAAATGGGAGATTGCCAAGTAGGCTATCTTTAAGATTTTTTATCTACGCCAGATGCTGTATTCGGCACTTTCCGTAATCTTCAATAGACTTCCCGCCAAGACAGTGCATGCTCACTGTGATGGCCCATGTGGTGTTTATGACCCTACATCAGCGCGAGTAGCCGCTGAAGCAGTGCTTTCTATGACAAAGAAACTGCTGGCATTGACTCCTCCAGAAGACAATGATCCACTCACATTGGCTGCATATAACAACACTTTCTCTCGTTTTGTGGCAGTTAAAGAAGAACAAGCCCAACAAGCAAAAAAAGAGCTTCTAATTCTTTGGACAGATTATTTCAAGCCTGAACATCTATCTGCGTACCCAGACCTGCATGAAACTTTTTGGAAAGCAGCCAAGCTTTGCAGTGCTTGCAAGGTCAATATTGATCAAGCAAAAGCCCAAGAGCTTATGGATACTGTAGAAAAAATTCATCACATGTTTTGGACATCCAAAGGACGTTCTGACTCCTGGGTTACTGCAAGCTGACAAATATTTATCAAGGATTGAGGCATTCAAGTCTTTAGTCCTTCTAATACTTGGTCTCCGGCAACATTGTCGTGTTGTCGGAGACTCTATGCATCCAACTATTAAGTCAGGTGATACCTTAATTTACATTCCTCTAAAAGAGAAGATTCATTTGCTAAAAAAAGGCAACATGGTGGTAATTGAACACCCACAAAAACAAAAGACATTATTAGTCAAAAGGATCTTTAAACTAGACTTACCATTTTTAGAAGTAAGAGGGGATAATGAGTTTAATAGTATTGATAGTCGACAATTTGGGTTTATAAGCATAGAAAATGTTATTGGTATTGTAGAACAAATCATCCCCAAAAACCTTGATTAAGTATCAATCATCAAAGAATATAACTTGATGTTTTATGTACCCAGAAGAATCCAGTAATTATAGATAAACCTCCTGTAAATCCAATCAGGCCAGGCAAAGCCTTTCTTCCAGCTTTCAGGGTTGCCAAAGACATTGCTAGCAACATTGCTCCCATCGCAACGATGGAACCAAGAAGATAAGCGGCCATATATGCAACAGCCCCAATAGGTGGCAATGCCAAAGCAGGAATAACTGCAAAAAGGTGGCTAGCCCCTGCTAAACCATGCAAAACTCCCAAGCTTGTTGAAGCATGTGAATGTTGAGCATGCTTCTTTGCGCCTCTAAAATGAAGGTGAAAATGTTGATGATTATGCCCTTCTCCATGATTGTGAAGATGAGTATGTATTTTCAATCCGAATGAGGTTTTTATCGCCACAGTTCCTCCTACTAGCAACACAACGCCAACACTGAATTCAGCGAAAGAGGACATTCTTTGTATATGAACCAAATCTTTTAGCAATATTGCGAGCCCTAATAGAAACAAAATTCCTGTCGAATGACCTAATCCCCAAGCCAAACCATCTCGAAGCGCCAATTTAGGACTCTTAAAGGCATTTGGTGCCATTGCAACTATATGGTCCACCCCCCCAACTACATGGACAGCTCCAGCTAAAAAACCTGCAAAAACACTAATCAAAATATCGAAGCGACATTGCTTTTAGTTTGAACCATTGAGAAGCTTTATTTGGCAATTTTCCAACATAAGAAGATATTCTTGTTGCGAACAAGTCAGATCTACTTAAATCCTTGCAAGTTTTTTAACGCCAATCCAATATCAGGTTGTCTCATCAAAGACTCACCAACAAGAACAGCCTTTGCTCCATAGGAACTAACTTCTTCTAGATCTGCAGAGTTAAATAAACCAGACTCACTTACCAATAGAACCTCTTGTTCAGAAATTCTCTTTTTATGCTCTTTTACTACTTCTTTTGTCGTTCTTAAATCAGTATTGAAAGTCTTAAGGTCGCGATTATTAATTCCAACCAGAGGAAATCCTTCTAAATCTAGTACTCTTTTCAACTCATTAGAGTCATGCACTTCAACCAATATTGTTAATCCAAGGCTAATTGCAACTTTTCTCAGATAAAGAAGATCTTGATCAGAAAGTATGGCTGCAATCAATAAAACCGCATCAGCACCAGCAACTCTTGCTTGATAAATCTGGTAAGGCTGAATAATGAATTCCTTGCATAACAATGGTAAATCAACAGTCTTTCTGACTTGAACAAGTACCTCAAAGCCTCCTTGAAAAAAACTTTTATCTGTCAACACTGATAAGCATGTTGCACCTCCTAACTTATAAGCAAGTGCTATTTCTATTGGATCAAAGTTTTCGCGAATCACTCCCTTGCTAGGACTTGCTTTCTTTATTTCTGCTATAACAGCTGGTGAAGTAGAGGATTGTCTCAAAGCCCCTAAGAAATCTTTAGTTTGAGGCAAATTATTGATCTGAGCCTTTAATTCCGAAAGAGGAACTCTCTCTCTTGAAACTTTTACTTCACGATCTTTCTCCCACAAGATTTTTTCAAGAATATTTCTGGGTTCACCATCTTCATGCGGAATAGCATATTCAAGGTTTGCAACCTTAACTTTAGGGTTTGGTGGACGTCGACGAATCTCCATGGGAAAACTTAATTGTTTTTTAGCCTTCTAAGACTGTTTTAATTGAGCAACAGCCTGTTTATAGGCAACCTCTATTACTTCACTAAGTGTTGGGTGAGTATGGACTTCAATAGCCAATTCATTGACTTTCTGTCGTCTTGCAACTGCATTTGCAACTTCCTGTATTAAATCTGCAGCATGTAGTCCATAAATATGTGCTCCTAATACTTCACCATTATCTTTCCTAAAAAGTAATTTCATTAATCCATCACTTTCCAACTCTGCCAATGCTTTTGAGTTTGCTTTAAAGTAACTCCTGACAATGCCAAGTTCAAAATTATTTTTTTCAGCGAACTCCTTTGCCTCTGATTCCGCCATGCCAACCGAGCTAATTTCAGGGTGTGTAAATGTCGCAGCAGGAATACTTCGATAATCAATTTCTCTATTTTTACCAAGGATGTTATCGACTGCTACCGTCCCTTGAGCAGCTGCTGTATGAGCAAGCATTAGTTTTCCAGTGACATCTCCAACAGCCCAAAGATTCTTTAGAGGCTTACCGTCAACAAGAACCCTCATTGAATCATCAATGGGGATATAACCACGATTAGTTTTAACTCCAACTGACTCTAAGTTTAAGCCTGCACTCGTTGGGACTCTGCCTGTTGCTACTAAAACTGCATCTACTTCCAATTCTTCTAGCAACTCCCGGTTTTTGACATCGGACAATTCAATCTTCACTGGACAGCCAGGAGAAACTTTACTTGCCAAAACACCAGCCCTAGCATCTATATCTCTTCCTTGGATCAAATTTCTCCCGGCAATTTTTGCAATATCAGTATCAAATGTCGGCATAACTCTTTCCAAAGCTTCGATCATTGTTACTTCGCAACCTAATGCTGTGTAAACATCAGCAAATTCAAGGCCGATATATCCACTACCAATAATTGCTATCCAACGAGGTAACCACTCAAGATTAATAGCTTCATCACTAGTAAAAACAGTACGTCCATCAGTTTCTATCCCTGGCGGAACAAATGGATCTGAACCTGTAGCAATGACAATATCCTTAGCCGAAATTAAGCGATCCACACCATTACTTTCTCGTAAGCCAACTTTCTGGGTACCTTCTATTCGTCCATACCCTCTCAAGATCTTTACACCCGAACGCTCAAGCGCCTTAGTTAAATTATTTCGAATGTTCTTCACTAATTGATTAGCATGCTCAGCTATCTTTCTTCTCTCAAAGCGAACTGGTGCAGCATGAATACCAAAGGACGAAAGGTGTTCAGCATCTGCCAGCTCTCTAACTTTCCCGCTTGCCGCAAGCAAAGCCTTTGAGGGGACACAGCCTCTATTGACACATGTACCTCCCATTTCTCGTGATTCAATAATCGCGACACTTAAACCATGCTCGGCAGCATGCTTAGCAGCATCAAAGCCGCCATATCCAGCGCCTATGACGATCAGGTCAAATTCAAAGTTTGCTTCGCTCACCGTTCTTGCTCATATAAGAGGTCATTTTGGCCCTTCGCCTCTCTAACAGTAAAGGAGCGGCAGCCACCGCAACATTTAAAGACTCAACAGCTTCACTATGCGGCAAAGTTACACCATGTGTACAACAAGCTTGGATTCTTGGAGAAAGGCCACTCCCCTCATTTCCTAAGACCAATACAGTTGGCTTTATCCAATCAAGCTCCCAATAAGGTATAACTTCAAAATCTGAAGGTTTTCCAGCAACGTACGTAGCTACAACTTGATACCCCTCTTGGGAAACCCCTCTTAATTTATCAACCAGTCCATCAATAGCTATATCCTCTGAATCAGCAAGACGTTCAAATGGCAATTTCAGAACAGCTCCTGCAGAAGATCTTAAAACCTTTTGACTTAAGGGGTCAGCGCCTAGAGCAAGCCACAACGCATCTATATCTGCAGCAAGTGCTGTTCTAAATAAAGTTCCTACATTGCCTGGGTCCTGCAATCGATCCAAAACTAAAATAAAATCTGGTGAGTGCTTAAGTTTTGGCAGAGCAGATAAAGACAATAAAGAGGCCACTCCGTCTGGAGTAACAGTGGTCAACGAAGCTTGAAGGACAGAGGCTGTAACTAGATGAAATTGGACATTCTTAGGAAGAAATTCCAAAATTCTTGAATGATTTTCAAGCCATTTCGAAGTGGCGATAATTTCTTCGGGTATAGAACCATTTTTTAAAGCCTCTTCAAGCAAATGAGTGCCTTCTAAAAGCAATAAAGACTCAATAGAGCGTCCTTTGGGAGTTGATAAAGCTCTCAAGCGCCGTACCAAAGGGTTCCTACGGCTTGATATCAATGGCAAATCAAACTTAATGATCCTATTACCTTAAAATTGTGTAGGTTCAGAAACTTTCAATTCATCATTTAAAATCAATTTTTTTTTATCTACTTCAATCCCATTAATCAAAGAAATCTCACCTCTCAATCCTTCTGCAGTAAGGGTTTCTATCATCTTCTTCATGACTATTTCCTCCACAAGGGTCTCATCCATACTATCTGGTGTCAAACGCTCAATAAATTGACCTATTTTTGAGGCTACCAATTCCGAGGAATTAGTTATCTTTAGCACAATCATTAAAAAACCCTCTTTTCCTTAACTAAGAATAATGCGGATGGGGAGACTTGAACTCCCATAGCACAAGGCCACATGTACCTGAAACATGCGCGTCTACCAATTCCGCCACATCCGCGAGCCCAATCAAACTAGTAAAAAAAAGACAATAGCTCTAATAGTTTTTCTAGTAATCAAAGAAAGCATATGTGATATCAAATAGAAAGAAAGAGGAAATGAATCAATGGTTATTTAACTAATTTCTAGAATATTGAATTTACTTAATTAAAGCTTAAGTAATTCTCAATTTCTAGTATTTGTCTTTCATATACCTAGACGGTATTAAGAGCACTTGTCAATATAGGTGCATTAGTGATTATATGTACTGCATGAATAGTGTGGCTTCAATTTCAAACACAGTTGCGAAGCATCATTTAGAGGTTCGTGGAAGCAATTTTTTGTCTGGACAAATAAAAATTAGCGGTGCTAAAAACTCTGCATTAGTACTAATGGCAGCAACATTGCTTACAGAAGAGGCTCTTTTTCTTAAAAATATCCCAAGTCTTACAGATATCAATGTGATGTCAGAACTACTTAGTTCTATAGGAGTACGCATTGAACGCAAGTCGAATGAAATTTCTTTAACCGCTAGAGACCTCCTTCAATCGGAACTTCCTTACAAATTAGTTCATGCTCTAAGAGCTAGTTTTGTCTGCGCTGGACCTCTTCTTGCAAGAATTGGAGAAGTTAGCATCCCATTACCTGGGGGATGTCGCATAGGGAATAGACCTATTGAAGAGCACATCAGAGGTCTTGAAGCTTTAGGCGCCTCAGTAAGTATTGAGAAAGGAGTGGTAAAGGCAAAACTACCTAAGAACAAAAAGAAATTAAAAGGAGCTCATATAAAATTCAATTGCCAAAGTGTAGGAGCTACTGAAACCATACTTATGGCAGCAACTCTTGCTGAAGGACGTACCGTTTTAGAGAATTCTGCTCAAG is a window from the Prochlorococcus marinus str. MIT 9211 genome containing:
- a CDS encoding FKBP-type peptidyl-prolyl cis-trans isomerase, with the translated sequence MKEVLISFSVFVACVMIAITSQIISPTKVDAVNLNSTEQAAFKPAENSVKNPFELDPNDPNPTLFVMAKETKSQNKTPLGSIMETQESILTASGLRITDIRVGEGPEATAGQNVSVNYKGTLENGKEFDSSYGRGPFKFPLGAGRVIKGWDEGVAGMKVGGKRKLVIPSELGYGSRGAGNGLIPPNATLIFEVELLELN
- the sodX gene encoding nickel-type superoxide dismutase maturation protease, producing the protein MLGLRQHCRVVGDSMHPTIKSGDTLIYIPLKEKIHLLKKGNMVVIEHPQKQKTLLVKRIFKLDLPFLEVRGDNEFNSIDSRQFGFISIENVIGIVEQIIPKNLD
- the sodN gene encoding superoxide dismutase, Ni, which codes for MLYSALSVIFNRLPAKTVHAHCDGPCGVYDPTSARVAAEAVLSMTKKLLALTPPEDNDPLTLAAYNNTFSRFVAVKEEQAQQAKKELLILWTDYFKPEHLSAYPDLHETFWKAAKLCSACKVNIDQAKAQELMDTVEKIHHMFWTSKGRSDSWVTAS
- the mnmA gene encoding tRNA 2-thiouridine(34) synthase MnmA — its product is MEVVSHLKQLQGEHAIAVGLSGGVDSSLTAALLVEAGWKVEGLTLWLMEGKGSCCTEGLVDAAGICEQLKIPHHVVDERSTFQKEVVENLVNGYQEGITPLPCSRCNRFVKFSPMINWARKNRNLKRIATGHYARIKHAETNKLNSLDERKNRHQLLRGIDQNKDQSYFLYDLSQEILGHVVFPLGALTKSFTRKEANRYGLRTANKKESQDLCLAEKHGSMKAFLNNYLPPRKGEIVLTDGLVVGEHDGIEHFTIGQRKGLGIAWKEPLHVINIQPSLNRVIVGPRDQSGRSNCTVGEVNWVSISAPMQERLVEVQVRYRSDPVKAKLVPIEPTIKDIKNNRPHRCRIEFENPQFSISPGQAAVFYKGEVVLGGGIIQPFEY
- the lpdA gene encoding dihydrolipoyl dehydrogenase, whose amino-acid sequence is MSEANFEFDLIVIGAGYGGFDAAKHAAEHGLSVAIIESREMGGTCVNRGCVPSKALLAASGKVRELADAEHLSSFGIHAAPVRFERRKIAEHANQLVKNIRNNLTKALERSGVKILRGYGRIEGTQKVGLRESNGVDRLISAKDIVIATGSDPFVPPGIETDGRTVFTSDEAINLEWLPRWIAIIGSGYIGLEFADVYTALGCEVTMIEALERVMPTFDTDIAKIAGRNLIQGRDIDARAGVLASKVSPGCPVKIELSDVKNRELLEELEVDAVLVATGRVPTSAGLNLESVGVKTNRGYIPIDDSMRVLVDGKPLKNLWAVGDVTGKLMLAHTAAAQGTVAVDNILGKNREIDYRSIPAATFTHPEISSVGMAESEAKEFAEKNNFELGIVRSYFKANSKALAELESDGLMKLLFRKDNGEVLGAHIYGLHAADLIQEVANAVARRQKVNELAIEVHTHPTLSEVIEVAYKQAVAQLKQS
- the trpC gene encoding indole-3-glycerol phosphate synthase TrpC, whose protein sequence is MEIRRRPPNPKVKVANLEYAIPHEDGEPRNILEKILWEKDREVKVSRERVPLSELKAQINNLPQTKDFLGALRQSSTSPAVIAEIKKASPSKGVIRENFDPIEIALAYKLGGATCLSVLTDKSFFQGGFEVLVQVRKTVDLPLLCKEFIIQPYQIYQARVAGADAVLLIAAILSDQDLLYLRKVAISLGLTILVEVHDSNELKRVLDLEGFPLVGINNRDLKTFNTDLRTTKEVVKEHKKRISEQEVLLVSESGLFNSADLEEVSSYGAKAVLVGESLMRQPDIGLALKNLQGFK
- a CDS encoding TrmH family RNA methyltransferase, with product MISSRRNPLVRRLRALSTPKGRSIESLLLLEGTHLLEEALKNGSIPEEIIATSKWLENHSRILEFLPKNVQFHLVTASVLQASLTTVTPDGVASLLSLSALPKLKHSPDFILVLDRLQDPGNVGTLFRTALAADIDALWLALGADPLSQKVLRSSAGAVLKLPFERLADSEDIAIDGLVDKLRGVSQEGYQVVATYVAGKPSDFEVIPYWELDWIKPTVLVLGNEGSGLSPRIQACCTHGVTLPHSEAVESLNVAVAAAPLLLERRRAKMTSYMSKNGERSKL
- a CDS encoding apolipoprotein N-acyltransferase, which gives rise to MITDKYSTFLRAGFGGILAGVGLSQGGILLMPLAIAFLWSSSRFPLAGSIWGAVAVLISHRWLLALHPLMWMGVSQPFSLFITISIWLFCGLLGAFLSALWCWLGRLNFLVDARNGCFKRKFLYAFVLSACWGLGENVLAQSPLLWVGISSSLLPGDRLLAGLSSWFGSSGLTTVQFLVGWWLWQTGILFKSQNNWQRFFSFGLAALVFAHLFGWALLEKEIFSSSKAVAIWQSAIPTREKFSIDQLRRLPFSLEQALKEANVLGASFMVAPEGTLPIGQELLSPAQIPLLSGGFRADKGNQRSSLLVFKKDQTTFTDFVDKYRLVPLGEWIPPLPGLSIPGLSSIGGIEPGESSRLLIWDGPPIAVAICYEITNGNGLSKAVKDGAQWILAIANLDPYPISLQKQFLALAQMRSIESARDLITVSNTGPSTMISADGSITPVIPPFKQKVGLASLHFSEKITPYVRWGEKPLIVFLIAGIFGLFFLEPKA